A window of the Rhodoluna limnophila genome harbors these coding sequences:
- a CDS encoding proteasome assembly chaperone family protein, giving the protein MTQEQDLYTYAVDPASIPPGLSLLAGFSGFTDAGHVLTQMSDHIFSSLSHELVLRFSNDDLLDYRSRRPVMYFERDHIADYEPATLGLYLVHDEANQPFLYLHGYEPDFRWENFTFAVQEIVEDLAVKDFTWVNAIPFPVPHTKPVGVTVSGNRAEIIASVSEWKPQTQVPGNVLHLIEFKLSAIDLPIAGLVMLVPHYLSDTDYPQAAVKAFEQVSAATGLVFPTDSLRELGDVVLGKINEQVEKNEDLAKMISALEAGYGSESSGPIRAPMVKPESRIPSAEEIAEELESYLANRRKNSADED; this is encoded by the coding sequence ATGACTCAGGAACAAGACCTTTACACCTACGCCGTAGATCCTGCGAGCATACCTCCGGGGCTCAGTCTGTTGGCTGGATTCAGTGGCTTCACTGATGCTGGGCATGTTCTAACCCAGATGTCTGATCACATTTTTTCTTCGCTTTCTCACGAACTCGTGCTGCGATTTAGTAACGACGATTTACTTGACTACCGCTCAAGAAGACCAGTTATGTACTTCGAGCGCGATCACATCGCCGACTACGAGCCGGCAACCCTGGGTCTGTATCTTGTTCATGACGAAGCAAATCAGCCGTTCCTCTACCTGCATGGCTATGAGCCCGATTTCCGCTGGGAGAACTTCACCTTTGCGGTTCAGGAAATAGTGGAAGATCTTGCGGTGAAGGATTTCACGTGGGTGAACGCTATTCCTTTTCCAGTTCCACACACCAAACCTGTCGGCGTAACTGTCTCAGGTAATCGAGCCGAAATCATTGCCTCAGTTTCAGAGTGGAAGCCTCAAACCCAGGTTCCAGGCAACGTTCTGCATTTGATCGAGTTCAAACTCTCGGCGATTGACTTACCTATTGCTGGGCTCGTGATGCTTGTTCCTCATTACCTTTCAGACACCGATTATCCTCAGGCTGCCGTCAAGGCATTCGAGCAAGTATCCGCTGCCACCGGTCTAGTTTTCCCCACTGACAGCTTGCGAGAGTTAGGCGATGTAGTCCTTGGGAAGATCAACGAACAGGTAGAGAAGAATGAGGATCTGGCCAAGATGATTTCGGCTCTTGAGGCGGGTTACGGCTCTGAATCAAGTGGCCCAATTAGAGCACCGATGGTCAAGCCAGAATCGCGCATTCCATCTGCAGAAGAAATCGCCGAAGAACTTGAGAGCTACCTGGCAAATCGTCGAAAAAACTCAGCCGACGAGGATTGA
- a CDS encoding SDR family NAD(P)-dependent oxidoreductase codes for MSKKLAIVTGGTAGIGLETAIALAKAGFDLVITGRSKFKADLALERLSVAASNAKVEWVELDLSDLESVRFFSRWLGIRKWDLLVNNAGAKVERPFKTTKQGFEWHIGVNHIAHLFLSQVLVNRGRDGARIVFVSSIVARRSAGTVLNDYESQSPGVAYRDSKLANLVTAINLGKVLAENNLDITVTMAHPGFTRASAYGTKLIRAAEIVLAQPASKGAKPVISACFSEADVYWGPKYFQLWGPPTQVNLPESVVSALDKGDIWSDSLGEIRRYLAAELRPD; via the coding sequence ATGAGCAAAAAACTGGCAATCGTCACCGGAGGCACTGCGGGAATCGGCTTAGAAACTGCAATTGCTTTGGCAAAAGCAGGCTTTGACCTTGTCATAACCGGCCGCTCAAAATTCAAGGCCGATTTGGCATTGGAGAGGCTATCCGTAGCTGCGAGCAACGCCAAGGTTGAGTGGGTTGAGCTGGACCTATCTGACCTGGAGTCGGTGCGCTTCTTCAGCCGCTGGCTAGGTATCAGAAAATGGGACCTGCTGGTGAATAACGCTGGAGCAAAGGTTGAACGCCCTTTCAAAACCACGAAGCAGGGATTCGAATGGCACATCGGTGTAAACCACATAGCCCACCTCTTTTTGTCGCAGGTCTTGGTAAATCGCGGAAGAGACGGCGCACGGATTGTATTTGTTTCCTCCATCGTTGCGCGAAGGAGCGCAGGAACGGTTCTGAATGACTACGAGTCGCAGTCCCCCGGTGTTGCCTATCGCGACTCCAAACTCGCGAATCTGGTCACCGCTATCAATCTGGGAAAAGTCTTAGCTGAAAACAACTTAGACATCACAGTGACCATGGCTCACCCGGGTTTTACAAGGGCGTCAGCCTACGGCACAAAGTTGATCAGAGCGGCGGAGATTGTATTGGCCCAACCGGCTTCTAAGGGAGCCAAGCCGGTCATATCAGCGTGCTTCTCCGAAGCCGATGTCTACTGGGGACCAAAGTATTTCCAACTTTGGGGTCCTCCGACTCAGGTGAATCTACCTGAGTCAGTAGTTTCTGCTCTCGACAAGGGTGATATTTGGTCCGACTCTCTCGGAGAGATTCGAAGGTATCTAGCCGCTGAATTAAGACCTGATTAG
- a CDS encoding MFS transporter, producing MAAGAFAYLLAVTNRSSLGVATLEASERFAVSAAQLSTLAVAQLAVYAAMQVPVGLLLDRYGARILLVLGSVLMSVGQILVAVSVEISPAVVGRMLLGMGDAFIFISMIRLINGWYSGAKASRRQQLLTNIGQLGQAVSAIPFAALLHLQGWSIAFSTLSIVTLLLVVVSLVVVRDDREPDVHHHKVKSLKSVFSTLLVNSRHPGVRMAFWTHFTLQSATSVFILLWGYPFLVNGQGLSKELASLIIGSFVIMGFMVGPLVSTVCSKYPAIRDRAVVVVSLAIVLAWSLTIFGPERVSSLTLALLVVVLSSSAPFSMIAFDYTRTFVKKSSLGATNGLVNIGGFLATFMAMFVAGLILDAVQQSQNSAGLDVGLYTALGFRWAMSVQFVVVAIGLTMYLVERKSLQRLLRAGITGV from the coding sequence ATGGCTGCCGGGGCCTTTGCCTACCTCCTCGCAGTGACTAATCGAAGCAGCCTTGGTGTGGCAACGCTTGAGGCTTCCGAAAGGTTTGCGGTTTCAGCTGCCCAATTGTCAACCCTGGCTGTTGCCCAGTTGGCGGTATACGCCGCCATGCAGGTTCCAGTTGGCCTACTCCTTGATCGCTACGGGGCACGCATCCTGTTGGTTCTTGGTTCAGTACTAATGAGCGTTGGTCAGATTTTGGTGGCAGTCAGTGTCGAAATCTCACCTGCAGTGGTAGGTCGAATGCTCTTAGGCATGGGGGATGCGTTCATTTTCATCTCCATGATCCGGCTCATTAATGGTTGGTACTCGGGAGCCAAGGCCTCACGTCGCCAGCAGCTGCTTACCAACATTGGGCAGTTGGGGCAGGCAGTATCAGCGATCCCGTTTGCGGCTCTACTCCATCTACAAGGTTGGTCGATTGCGTTTTCAACGCTCAGTATCGTGACCCTGTTGCTGGTGGTTGTGAGCCTGGTGGTTGTAAGGGATGATCGTGAGCCCGATGTTCATCACCACAAGGTCAAGTCACTGAAGAGTGTATTCAGTACGCTCCTTGTAAATAGCCGCCATCCGGGGGTTCGAATGGCATTTTGGACGCACTTCACACTCCAGTCGGCAACATCAGTTTTTATCTTGCTTTGGGGATACCCATTTTTAGTAAATGGTCAGGGACTATCGAAAGAATTGGCCTCACTCATCATTGGGTCGTTCGTCATTATGGGTTTCATGGTTGGCCCATTAGTGAGCACCGTGTGTTCCAAATACCCTGCGATTCGCGATAGGGCAGTTGTGGTGGTTTCGCTAGCCATCGTCCTCGCTTGGTCGCTCACCATTTTTGGTCCGGAAAGAGTTTCGTCGCTTACGCTGGCTCTTCTAGTTGTCGTGCTTTCGTCTAGCGCACCCTTTTCTATGATTGCCTTCGACTACACCCGGACATTTGTCAAAAAGTCCTCGCTTGGAGCAACTAACGGGCTGGTGAACATCGGTGGGTTTCTGGCCACATTCATGGCCATGTTTGTCGCGGGTCTTATTTTGGATGCCGTTCAACAGTCTCAAAATTCTGCTGGTCTCGACGTAGGTCTCTACACAGCTTTGGGATTCAGGTGGGCTATGAGTGTTCAATTTGTAGTCGTTGCCATTGGTCTAACGATGTATCTAGTTGAAAGAAAAAGCCTTCAACGACTCCTAAGGGCAGGAATAACCGGGGTCTAA